The following are encoded together in the Kribbella sp. CA-293567 genome:
- a CDS encoding NAD-dependent epimerase/dehydratase family protein, with protein MTEQSIFFVRKAVGAVRVLVLGGDGYLGWPTALHLSDSGHQTAVLDNFARRGYDRELGVDSLVPIEDLRTRVAAWQEVSGQQLTTYEGDLCDADFVYRVLEEFRPEAIVHFAEQRAAPYSMIDRAHAVYTQQNNVIGTLNLMYAIAELDPDIHLVKLGTMGEYGTPNIDIEEGWLEIEHNGRKDRMLYPKKPGSFYHLSKVHDSHNLEFGCRVWGLRVTDLNQGVVYGQQTPQTIRDPRLATRFDYDAVFGTVLNRFVIQAVLGEPLTVYGTGGQTRGLLDIRDTIECVRLAVENPADVGEFRVFNQMTESYSVSEIAEKVAECFPGPVQVEHLENPRVEQPEHYYNVKHTGLVGLGLQPHLLSETLIESMFPIVAEYKDRVNLDALLPTVRWRGGLKARGVSGA; from the coding sequence ATGACAGAACAAAGCATCTTCTTCGTCCGGAAGGCGGTTGGAGCCGTGCGCGTTCTCGTCCTGGGTGGTGACGGTTACCTGGGGTGGCCGACAGCACTGCATCTGTCCGACAGCGGACACCAGACAGCGGTGCTCGACAACTTCGCCCGCCGCGGTTACGACCGCGAACTGGGGGTCGACAGTCTGGTGCCGATCGAGGATCTCCGGACCAGGGTCGCCGCCTGGCAGGAGGTGTCCGGGCAGCAGCTCACGACGTACGAGGGTGACCTGTGCGACGCCGACTTCGTCTATCGGGTGCTCGAGGAGTTCCGGCCCGAGGCGATCGTGCACTTCGCCGAGCAGCGGGCCGCGCCGTACTCGATGATCGACCGGGCGCACGCGGTCTACACGCAGCAGAACAACGTGATCGGCACGCTCAACCTGATGTACGCCATCGCCGAGCTCGATCCGGACATCCACCTGGTCAAGCTGGGCACGATGGGTGAGTACGGCACGCCCAACATCGACATCGAGGAGGGCTGGCTGGAGATCGAGCACAACGGCCGCAAGGACCGGATGCTCTATCCGAAGAAGCCGGGCTCGTTCTACCACCTGAGCAAGGTGCACGACTCGCACAACCTCGAGTTCGGCTGCCGGGTCTGGGGGCTGCGCGTCACCGACCTGAATCAGGGCGTCGTCTACGGCCAGCAGACGCCGCAGACGATCCGGGATCCGCGGTTGGCGACCCGCTTCGACTACGACGCGGTCTTCGGCACCGTGCTCAACCGCTTCGTCATCCAGGCCGTGCTCGGTGAGCCACTGACCGTCTACGGGACCGGGGGGCAGACCCGCGGTCTGCTGGACATCCGCGACACGATCGAGTGCGTCCGGCTCGCGGTCGAGAACCCGGCCGACGTCGGCGAGTTCCGCGTCTTCAACCAGATGACGGAGAGCTACTCGGTCAGCGAGATCGCCGAGAAGGTCGCCGAGTGCTTCCCTGGCCCGGTCCAGGTCGAGCACCTGGAGAACCCGCGGGTCGAGCAGCCCGAGCACTACTACAACGTCAAGCACACCGGCCTGGTCGGCCTCGGCCTGCAGCCGCACCTGCTCTCGGAGACGCTGATCGAGTCGATGTTCCCGATCGTCGCCGAGTACAAGGACCGGGTGAACCTGGACGCTCTGCTGCCGACCGTCCGCTGGCGGGGCGGTCTCAAGGCCAGGGGCGTCAGCGGGGCCTGA
- a CDS encoding NUDIX hydrolase has translation MRRTLSQTAKPPVHSGGPVVDQDEPMQTWAEQLPDLYAPAHWPWGELDVQFGTEQPPDELISNAHVVARTEGGIVVCQNDLGWRFLPGGTREPGETIERLVEREVLEEAGARIAGPLTWLGAHRADHRRPTPYRPHLPHPVSYWANYVVDVVVDGKPTNPEDGEQVTEVLVLPPDAAIEYLDGMDDNDGVMGEVVRLAQAMGLV, from the coding sequence ATGCGCCGGACGCTATCGCAGACCGCCAAGCCGCCGGTGCACAGCGGTGGACCGGTGGTGGACCAAGATGAGCCGATGCAGACCTGGGCCGAGCAGCTTCCCGACCTGTACGCACCCGCCCACTGGCCCTGGGGCGAGCTGGACGTCCAGTTCGGGACCGAGCAGCCGCCGGACGAGCTGATCAGCAACGCGCACGTCGTGGCCCGGACCGAGGGCGGCATCGTCGTCTGCCAGAACGACCTGGGCTGGCGCTTCCTACCCGGCGGGACCAGGGAGCCGGGCGAGACGATCGAGCGACTGGTCGAGCGCGAGGTGCTGGAGGAGGCCGGTGCCCGGATCGCCGGTCCGCTGACCTGGCTCGGCGCGCACCGCGCCGATCACCGGCGCCCCACGCCGTACCGGCCGCATCTGCCGCATCCGGTCTCGTACTGGGCGAACTACGTCGTCGACGTCGTGGTGGACGGCAAGCCGACCAACCCGGAGGACGGTGAACAGGTCACCGAGGTGCTGGTGCTGCCGCCGGACGCGGCGATCGAGTACCTCGACGGGATGGACGACAACGACGGCGTGATGGGCGAGGTGGTCAGACTGGCTCAGGCAATGGGACTGGTCTAG
- the rpsF gene encoding 30S ribosomal protein S6, giving the protein MRRYEVMVILDPELEERTVEPSLDTYLNIVRKEGGTVEKVDIWGRRKLAYDVKKKAEGIYAIIDLTATPAVVKELDRQLSLNESILRTKVIRPDQK; this is encoded by the coding sequence ATGCGTCGTTATGAAGTCATGGTGATTCTCGACCCTGAGCTCGAAGAGCGCACCGTTGAGCCGTCGCTCGACACGTACCTGAACATCGTCCGCAAGGAAGGTGGAACGGTAGAGAAGGTCGACATCTGGGGCCGTCGCAAGCTGGCCTACGACGTCAAGAAGAAGGCCGAAGGCATCTACGCCATCATCGACCTGACCGCCACGCCGGCGGTGGTGAAGGAGCTCGACCGTCAGCTCTCGCTGAACGAGTCGATCCTGCGCACCAAGGTCATCCGTCCGGACCAGAAGTAA
- a CDS encoding SDR family oxidoreductase, producing the protein MQKVALVTGSTSGIGEATVRRFAADGFQVVVHSRTSRDAGAALAAELGVMSRKVVPCCGGESV; encoded by the coding sequence ATGCAGAAGGTCGCGTTGGTGACGGGCTCGACGTCCGGGATCGGTGAGGCGACGGTACGGCGGTTCGCTGCTGACGGTTTCCAGGTGGTGGTGCACTCTCGGACCAGCCGGGACGCGGGAGCTGCGCTTGCCGCTGAGCTAGGTGTGATGTCCAGGAAGGTTGTCCCGTGTTGCGGCGGTGAGTCGGTGTGA
- a CDS encoding MFS transporter, translated as MSSGVALSQDFRRLWAAYAISAFGSGIGYGALPLVALLVLDVSTFQVSLLAALSAVVGAVLALPMGDFIEQRRKRPVMVAADVVRFLALLSVPVAAVLDLLTYPQLCIVGVIQAAALIAFTAASGAHLKALVPVAGRAEANSRFESTAWTAMSVGPPIGGGLVSLVGAPLTLVLDAVSYLLSAVGVRRIREPEAAPEPRQGKRDVTAGWRYIWRHQGLRALFWNSQLFGGPVMMVSPLLPVLMLRELDMDPWQYGLVAGVPCLGGVLGAWFAPRLTLRLGLHRMLLLFGVLRTPWLLLLPLATPGLDGFVLLIVAETCLLVAAGAFNPSFATYRMNVTDDGFMARVITSWSITSRSVQPAFMAAGGVLAALTSIRTAMVIAGGLCLVSAFVLPWKSARCDVQEGCPVLRR; from the coding sequence ATGTCGTCCGGTGTCGCTCTGAGTCAGGATTTCCGCCGGCTCTGGGCCGCCTATGCGATCAGCGCATTCGGGAGTGGCATCGGGTACGGCGCGCTGCCACTTGTCGCTCTGCTGGTGCTGGACGTGAGCACCTTCCAGGTATCGCTGCTGGCCGCGTTGTCGGCAGTGGTCGGTGCCGTGCTGGCGTTGCCGATGGGCGACTTCATCGAGCAGCGCCGCAAGCGACCGGTGATGGTCGCGGCGGACGTCGTGCGGTTCCTCGCACTGCTGAGTGTGCCGGTCGCGGCAGTGCTCGATCTGCTGACTTATCCACAGCTGTGCATAGTCGGGGTGATCCAGGCCGCCGCGCTGATCGCTTTCACCGCCGCGAGCGGCGCTCATCTCAAGGCGCTCGTTCCGGTCGCCGGGCGAGCCGAGGCGAACAGCCGGTTCGAGTCGACGGCCTGGACGGCGATGAGCGTCGGGCCGCCGATCGGTGGCGGGCTGGTCAGCCTGGTCGGCGCTCCCTTGACCCTGGTCCTAGACGCGGTGTCGTACCTGCTGTCCGCGGTCGGTGTCCGCCGCATCCGCGAGCCGGAGGCAGCGCCGGAACCCCGTCAGGGCAAGCGGGACGTGACGGCGGGCTGGCGCTACATCTGGCGCCACCAAGGGCTGCGTGCGCTGTTCTGGAACTCTCAGCTGTTCGGCGGCCCGGTGATGATGGTGTCGCCGCTGCTGCCCGTGCTGATGCTGCGCGAACTCGACATGGACCCCTGGCAATACGGCCTGGTGGCAGGCGTGCCGTGCCTGGGCGGCGTACTCGGCGCCTGGTTCGCGCCGCGTCTAACCCTGCGACTCGGGCTGCATCGAATGCTGCTGCTCTTCGGCGTACTGCGGACCCCGTGGCTGCTGTTGCTGCCCCTGGCAACCCCCGGTCTGGACGGCTTCGTGCTGCTGATCGTCGCCGAGACCTGCCTGCTGGTCGCCGCGGGAGCCTTCAACCCGTCCTTCGCGACGTACCGGATGAACGTGACCGATGACGGCTTCATGGCCAGGGTGATCACCTCGTGGTCGATCACCTCGCGCTCGGTCCAGCCCGCCTTCATGGCCGCGGGCGGCGTACTGGCGGCACTGACCAGCATCCGCACGGCGATGGTGATCGCCGGCGGTCTGTGCCTGGTGAGCGCCTTCGTGCTGCCGTGGAAGTCGGCTAGATGTGATGTCCAGGAAGGTTGTCCCGTGTTGCGGCGGTGA
- a CDS encoding alanine racemase has translation MPLILHIDSDRWRDHLRSTWNPDIVPVAKGNGYGVGNTRLLAESRALGARTVAVGTYTEVPPDFKDDVVVLSPWRPFLEIPQGKNVIHTVSRLADLVSIPAGSRVLIEVQTSMRRHGIGARELRHTMLLNALDRIKFEGWSLHFPMGAGGTSANIREAQELGRAARAVRNGPLWVSHVPAQKLADVGENVKLRMGTGLWLGDRGAFSVRATVLDVHSVRRGERVGYRQRRVAGDGHILVVSGGTAHGVGLEAPTAAATVRQRAIAMAKGSLDAAGMALSPFTIEGKQRWFAEPPHMQASMLFLPSAVAPPAVGDEVGVDVRYTTTVFDKVSMD, from the coding sequence ATGCCCCTGATCCTGCACATCGATTCCGATCGGTGGCGCGACCATCTACGTTCCACGTGGAACCCCGACATCGTCCCGGTGGCCAAGGGCAACGGGTACGGCGTGGGCAACACCCGGCTGCTGGCCGAGTCCCGCGCGCTCGGCGCCCGGACCGTCGCGGTCGGCACCTACACCGAGGTCCCGCCGGACTTCAAGGACGACGTCGTGGTGCTCTCGCCGTGGCGCCCGTTCCTGGAGATTCCGCAGGGCAAGAACGTCATCCACACGGTCAGCCGGCTCGCCGACCTGGTCTCGATCCCGGCCGGCAGCCGGGTCCTGATCGAGGTCCAGACGTCGATGCGGCGGCACGGAATCGGCGCCCGCGAACTGCGGCACACGATGCTGCTGAACGCGCTGGACCGGATCAAGTTCGAAGGCTGGTCGCTGCACTTCCCGATGGGCGCGGGCGGCACGTCCGCGAACATCCGGGAGGCTCAGGAGCTCGGCCGCGCGGCCCGGGCGGTCCGCAACGGACCGCTGTGGGTGTCGCACGTTCCGGCCCAGAAGCTCGCCGACGTCGGCGAGAACGTGAAGCTCCGGATGGGCACCGGCCTGTGGCTCGGTGACCGCGGCGCGTTCAGCGTCCGCGCGACGGTTCTCGACGTGCACTCGGTCCGTCGCGGTGAGCGGGTCGGCTACCGGCAGCGCCGGGTGGCCGGCGACGGTCACATCCTGGTGGTCTCGGGCGGTACGGCGCACGGCGTCGGCCTGGAGGCCCCGACCGCCGCGGCCACCGTCCGCCAGCGGGCGATCGCGATGGCCAAGGGCAGCCTGGACGCCGCCGGGATGGCGCTCTCGCCGTTCACGATAGAGGGCAAACAGCGCTGGTTCGCCGAGCCGCCGCACATGCAGGCAAGCATGCTCTTCCTGCCGTCCGCGGTGGCACCGCCCGCTGTCGGCGACGAGGTCGGCGTCGACGTCCGCTACACCACCACCGTCTTCGACAAGGTGTCGATGGACTGA
- a CDS encoding TetR/AcrR family transcriptional regulator — protein MGTPNERPLRADAQRNRDLLLATAAKAFTECGPDSTLESIAKNAGVGIGTLYRHFPTREALVEAVYRNELATVCAAAPELLAAMPPVQATRAWMDRFVDFMTRKIGMADALRALIAAGADPYAHSFELLVGAIQPLLEAAAAADEIRSDIAAEDVLMSLSGVVLAAGSDREQTGRLLDLLLDGLRYRA, from the coding sequence ATGGGTACGCCGAACGAGCGGCCGCTGCGCGCGGATGCCCAGCGCAATCGTGACCTGCTGCTCGCGACCGCGGCCAAGGCCTTCACCGAGTGCGGCCCGGACTCGACGCTGGAGAGCATCGCCAAGAACGCCGGCGTCGGGATCGGCACGCTCTACCGGCACTTCCCGACCCGTGAGGCCCTGGTCGAAGCGGTCTACCGTAACGAGCTGGCGACCGTGTGCGCCGCGGCGCCCGAGTTGCTGGCCGCGATGCCGCCGGTGCAGGCGACCCGCGCCTGGATGGATCGCTTCGTCGACTTCATGACCCGCAAGATCGGGATGGCCGACGCGCTCCGGGCGTTGATCGCCGCCGGCGCCGACCCCTACGCCCACAGCTTCGAGTTGCTGGTCGGCGCGATCCAGCCGTTGCTGGAGGCCGCCGCAGCGGCTGATGAGATCCGCTCCGACATCGCCGCCGAAGACGTGCTGATGAGCCTGAGCGGTGTGGTGCTGGCAGCCGGCTCCGACCGCGAGCAGACCGGGCGCCTGCTCGATCTGCTGCTGGACGGTCTGCGCTACCGCGCCTGA
- a CDS encoding lipid II:glycine glycyltransferase FemX yields the protein MSDLSIRTISAEQHAAYLAAQPSASFLQTPGWAAVKSEWKAESLGWFDPAAPNDLVGVALVLYRQMPKVKRYLAYLPEGPVIDWDAIDLGRYLRPLAAHTAEQGAFGLRMGPPVPTRRWSAKTIKDAIAGGQQPKLGDVRPDVIEPSGATVSAQLRALGWKAPKTGEGFAAGQPQFVFQVPLAGKTPEDLLTGMNQQWRRNIKKSAKLGVEVTQGTIEDLKAFHGLYLETAERDHFTPRPLPYFVKMYEAMADQPADCCDFRVYNAHHEGDLVASTIWVRVGGHSWYSYGASSTAKRDVRGSNAIQWRMMSDALAEGASVYDLRGITDTLDANDPHVGLIQFKVGTGGEAVEYVGEWDLPLNKALYTAFDLYMRRR from the coding sequence GTGAGTGACTTGAGCATCCGGACCATCTCCGCCGAGCAGCACGCTGCCTATCTCGCGGCGCAGCCCTCGGCGAGCTTCCTGCAGACCCCAGGGTGGGCGGCGGTGAAGAGCGAGTGGAAGGCCGAGTCGCTGGGCTGGTTCGATCCGGCGGCTCCGAACGATCTGGTCGGCGTCGCTCTGGTGCTCTACCGGCAGATGCCGAAGGTCAAGCGCTACCTCGCCTACCTGCCCGAGGGCCCGGTGATCGACTGGGACGCGATCGACCTCGGCCGCTACCTGCGCCCGCTGGCCGCGCACACTGCCGAGCAGGGCGCGTTCGGGCTGCGGATGGGACCGCCCGTGCCGACCCGGCGCTGGAGCGCGAAGACGATCAAGGACGCGATCGCCGGCGGGCAGCAGCCCAAGCTCGGCGATGTCCGCCCGGACGTGATCGAGCCGTCCGGCGCGACCGTGTCCGCGCAACTGCGCGCGCTGGGCTGGAAGGCGCCGAAGACCGGCGAGGGCTTCGCAGCGGGACAGCCGCAGTTCGTGTTCCAGGTGCCGCTGGCCGGCAAGACGCCGGAGGACCTGCTGACCGGGATGAACCAGCAGTGGCGCCGCAACATCAAGAAGTCGGCCAAGCTGGGCGTCGAGGTCACCCAGGGCACGATCGAGGACCTGAAGGCCTTCCACGGCCTCTACCTCGAGACCGCCGAGCGGGATCACTTCACCCCGCGGCCGCTGCCGTACTTCGTCAAGATGTACGAGGCGATGGCCGACCAGCCGGCCGACTGCTGTGACTTCCGGGTCTACAACGCCCATCACGAGGGCGATCTGGTCGCTTCGACGATCTGGGTCCGGGTCGGCGGTCACTCCTGGTACTCCTACGGTGCCAGCTCGACCGCCAAGCGAGACGTCCGTGGATCGAACGCGATCCAATGGCGGATGATGTCGGACGCCCTCGCCGAGGGTGCGTCCGTGTACGACCTACGGGGCATCACCGACACCCTGGACGCGAACGACCCGCACGTCGGGTTGATCCAGTTCAAGGTCGGCACCGGCGGCGAGGCCGTCGAGTACGTCGGTGAGTGGGATCTGCCGTTGAACAAGGCGCTCTACACCGCATTCGACCTCTACATGAGACGGCGATGA
- a CDS encoding DUF4241 domain-containing protein: MPTVENFRALSPGPVSVGKDNWSLTVHDLGVLRVPSGRLEASDPFVNLGEGIVVDIPPGDYPVRVTVADVSDEQDGSHLREAYLSVVLAEGEVTTVTAAARAGEVPEDGKYFSVPVDAGTVGFADADAVASAMPAGDWYEDVYDNGRDDSWFALIDSKEHLIKGCANVVMPAATAGENVVLAHSGWGDGYYPVLSTSDSDGRLLAVHIDLLVVAEFEDQEDEADEVAGASAT; this comes from the coding sequence ATGCCAACAGTCGAGAACTTCCGCGCCCTGTCGCCCGGGCCCGTTTCGGTCGGCAAGGACAACTGGAGCCTGACCGTGCACGACCTCGGCGTACTGCGTGTGCCGAGCGGCCGCCTGGAGGCCAGCGACCCGTTCGTGAACCTCGGCGAAGGGATCGTCGTCGACATCCCGCCGGGTGACTATCCGGTCCGCGTGACGGTTGCCGACGTGTCGGACGAACAGGACGGCAGTCACCTGCGCGAGGCGTACCTGAGCGTCGTACTGGCCGAGGGGGAGGTGACAACCGTGACCGCGGCGGCGAGGGCCGGGGAGGTGCCGGAGGACGGCAAGTACTTCTCGGTTCCGGTGGACGCCGGGACGGTCGGTTTCGCCGATGCCGACGCGGTGGCGAGCGCGATGCCGGCGGGAGACTGGTACGAGGACGTCTACGACAACGGCAGGGACGACAGTTGGTTCGCGCTGATCGACTCCAAGGAGCACTTGATCAAGGGTTGCGCGAACGTGGTGATGCCCGCCGCCACCGCCGGCGAGAACGTCGTACTGGCTCACTCGGGCTGGGGCGACGGGTACTACCCCGTGCTGAGCACGTCGGATTCCGACGGGCGCCTGCTGGCCGTCCACATCGACCTGCTCGTGGTGGCTGAGTTCGAGGACCAGGAGGACGAGGCCGACGAGGTGGCTGGGGCGTCAGCGACCTGA
- a CDS encoding IS481 family transposase has protein sequence MSHVNATLTPRTRLRLARLIVDQGWSCAAAAKMFMVAAKTARKWAQRYRAEGPAGMADRSSRPRRSPFKTPPHLVRRIVRLRWRHRLGPVQIAGRLGLPASTVHAVLVRCRINRLSRIDRVTGEPLRRYEHDYPGSLIHVDVTKFANIPDGGGWRYLGKQQGDKNRAGTALRTGRTAKGHPNIGTAFVHTVIDDHSRLAYAEIHTNEKASTATAVLQRAVAWFTHHGVTVERVLSDNGSCYRSHAWHDTCTALAITPKRTRPYRPQTNGKIERFHRTLADGWAYARLYNSTNQRNTALPGWLHFYNHHRAHSAIGGKPPISRLTNLPGHHS, from the coding sequence GTGTCCCACGTTAACGCGACTTTGACCCCCCGCACCCGGCTACGGCTCGCGCGTCTGATCGTCGATCAAGGCTGGAGCTGTGCCGCGGCGGCGAAAATGTTCATGGTCGCAGCCAAAACGGCGCGCAAATGGGCCCAGCGGTACCGCGCCGAAGGACCTGCAGGGATGGCTGACCGCAGCTCCCGCCCGCGCCGCAGCCCCTTCAAGACCCCGCCACACCTGGTACGCCGGATCGTGCGGTTGCGGTGGCGCCACCGGCTCGGCCCGGTACAAATCGCCGGCCGCCTCGGCCTGCCCGCCTCCACCGTCCATGCAGTACTGGTGCGCTGCCGAATCAACCGGCTGTCCCGGATCGACCGGGTCACCGGCGAACCCCTGCGCCGCTACGAACACGACTATCCCGGATCGCTGATCCATGTCGATGTCACCAAATTCGCCAACATTCCCGACGGCGGCGGCTGGCGCTACCTGGGCAAACAACAAGGCGACAAAAACCGTGCCGGCACCGCGCTACGGACCGGACGCACCGCCAAAGGCCACCCCAACATCGGTACCGCGTTCGTGCACACCGTCATCGACGACCACTCCCGCCTCGCCTACGCCGAAATCCACACCAACGAGAAAGCCAGCACCGCCACCGCAGTACTCCAACGCGCCGTCGCCTGGTTCACCCACCACGGCGTCACCGTCGAACGCGTCCTGTCCGACAACGGATCCTGCTACCGCTCCCACGCCTGGCACGACACCTGCACAGCACTCGCCATCACCCCGAAACGCACCCGGCCCTACCGGCCACAAACCAACGGCAAAATCGAACGCTTCCACCGCACCCTGGCCGACGGCTGGGCCTACGCCCGGCTCTACAACTCAACCAACCAACGCAACACAGCCCTACCCGGCTGGCTCCACTTCTACAATCACCACCGAGCCCACTCCGCCATCGGAGGCAAACCACCAATCAGCCGACTGACCAACCTCCCTGGACATCACAGCTAG
- a CDS encoding deoxyribonuclease IV: MSLRLGAHVEQNDPLAEAADRGADLVQFFLGDPQDYKAPKVAYADGAEALKVRAEAEGIDLYVHAPYRLNVATLNNRIRIPSRKLLQQTLDKAAEIGAKGVIVHGGHVGEDDDPEAGFDNWRKCIERAELPVPLLIENTAGGENAMARKLERIARLWDAVQSSGNEHVDRVGFCLDTCHFHAAGEDLPTVVEKVVAITGRIDLVHANGSRDAFGSGADRHSNFEEGEIDPAEIVAVVKAADAPVVVETPNGDHGQKADIDFLRSHLK; encoded by the coding sequence ATGAGCTTGAGACTGGGTGCGCACGTCGAGCAGAACGACCCGCTGGCCGAGGCCGCCGACCGGGGGGCCGACCTGGTCCAGTTCTTCCTCGGCGACCCGCAGGACTACAAAGCACCGAAGGTGGCGTACGCCGACGGCGCCGAGGCGCTGAAGGTCCGGGCGGAGGCGGAGGGCATCGACCTCTACGTGCACGCGCCGTACCGGCTGAACGTGGCGACCCTGAACAACCGGATCCGGATCCCCAGCCGCAAGCTGCTGCAACAGACCCTCGACAAGGCGGCCGAGATCGGCGCCAAGGGCGTCATCGTGCACGGCGGTCACGTCGGCGAGGACGACGACCCGGAGGCCGGGTTCGACAACTGGCGCAAGTGCATCGAGCGCGCCGAGCTGCCGGTCCCGCTGCTGATCGAGAACACGGCCGGCGGTGAGAACGCGATGGCTCGCAAGCTGGAGCGGATCGCCCGGCTGTGGGACGCGGTGCAGAGCTCCGGCAACGAGCACGTCGACCGGGTCGGCTTCTGCCTGGACACCTGCCACTTCCACGCCGCCGGCGAGGACCTGCCGACCGTGGTGGAGAAGGTGGTCGCGATCACCGGCCGCATCGACCTCGTGCACGCCAACGGCTCCCGGGACGCGTTCGGCTCCGGCGCGGACCGGCACAGCAACTTCGAGGAGGGTGAGATCGACCCGGCCGAGATCGTCGCCGTGGTCAAGGCCGCCGACGCTCCCGTCGTCGTCGAGACCCCCAACGGCGATCACGGCCAGAAGGCCGACATCGACTTCCTCCGGTCACACCTGAAGTAG
- a CDS encoding SDR family NAD(P)-dependent oxidoreductase has protein sequence MQADLSQEDQAATLVPAVLAAHGRLDVLVNNAGISWPVPHAELDGLSAPDWRRLLEVNLIAPWLLCTAALPALRESRGAIVNVTSHAGVRPKGSSIAYAASKAALNHVTKLLAAALGPGVRVNAVAPGLVDTPLTADWTEAQELWKTISPMGRAARPSEVADLIATLAVHEYLTGEVILLDGGLNLR, from the coding sequence TTGCAGGCTGACCTGTCGCAGGAAGATCAGGCAGCGACGCTGGTCCCGGCTGTGCTGGCGGCCCACGGGCGCCTCGACGTACTGGTGAACAACGCGGGGATCAGCTGGCCGGTGCCGCATGCGGAGCTCGACGGGTTGTCGGCCCCTGACTGGCGCCGGCTGCTCGAGGTCAACCTGATCGCTCCGTGGCTGCTGTGCACGGCGGCGTTGCCCGCGCTCCGCGAGTCGCGGGGTGCCATCGTGAACGTGACCAGCCATGCCGGCGTACGGCCGAAGGGCAGTTCGATCGCGTACGCCGCCAGCAAGGCGGCGCTGAACCACGTCACCAAGCTGCTCGCCGCGGCGCTCGGGCCCGGCGTACGGGTGAATGCGGTGGCGCCCGGGCTGGTGGACACTCCGCTGACGGCCGACTGGACCGAGGCGCAGGAGCTGTGGAAAACCATCAGCCCGATGGGGCGGGCGGCTCGGCCGTCGGAGGTCGCCGACCTGATCGCCACGCTGGCCGTGCACGAGTATCTGACCGGTGAAGTGATCCTGCTCGACGGTGGGCTCAACCTGCGCTGA